Genomic DNA from Oncorhynchus tshawytscha isolate Ot180627B linkage group LG04, Otsh_v2.0, whole genome shotgun sequence:
tgtctgtctgtctgtctgtctgtctgtctgtctgtctgtctgtctgtctgtctgtctgtctgtctgtctgtctgtctgtctgtctgtctgtctgtctgtctgtctgtctgtctgtctgtctgtctgtctgtctgtctgtctgtctgtctgtctgtctgtctgtctgtctgtctgtctgtctgtctgtctgtctgtctgtctgtctctgtctctgtctctgtctctgtctctgtctctgtctctgtctctgtctctgtctctgtctctgtctctgtctctgtctctgtctctgtctctgtctctgtctctgtctctgtctctgtctctgtctctgtctctgtctctgtctatgtctctgtctctgtctctgtatctgtctctgtctctgtctctgtctctgtctctgtctctgtatctgtctctgtctctgtctctgtctctgtctctgtctctgtctctgtctctgtctctgtctctgtctctgtctctgtctctgtctctgtctctgtctctgtctctgtctctgtctctgtctctgtctctgtctctgtctctgtctctgtctctgtctctctctgtctctgtctctgtctctgtctctgtctctctctgtctctgtctctgtctctctctgtctctgtctctgtctctgtctctgtctctgtctctctctgtctctgtctctgtctctctctgtctctctctgtctctgtctctgtctctgtctgtctctgtctctctctgtctctgtctctgtctctgtctctgtctctgtctctctctgtctctctctgtctctctctgtctctctctctctcacagggaaGAAGAACTCCCTCCTGCAGCACAAGGTGCAGCACGACCTAAGCTCCGGCGTTCTCAACTACCAGGAGAACGAGATCATCCAGCAGATTGTGCAGCATGACAGAGACATGGCCACCTGTGCCCACCTCCTCCAGAACATTCCTCCACCTCAGCCCCCGTCTCCGGGGCACACCCCCGTCATCTGGGCTCCCCTCATCCAGGCACCCCTGCAGGCTGCTGCCGCCACCACCTCTGTGGCCATCGCCTTGACGCACCACCCCCACCTCCCACACCTCCCCGCCGCGCTCTTCCGCCCACCGGTCACGGTCCTGGGCTCCAGGAACCTCCAGGACCCTCCCCCCGGCCGGCTGAAGAAGTTCCACACGTCGGCGCCCACCTCCTTCATGGGACCTGACTCCCCCTCCAGCACCCCATCTAAACTGCACTGCTCTGGGATGGACACAGCCCTGCTGGCCTCCTTCCGGGCCCACCACACGACTCAGGGGTCAGGGGCAGCCAGCTCCAGTCAGCAGGCGTCCAGCAGCAGTGGAACCCAGCCTGGGCCTAGTGGGGCCTCCGCCTTTCCCTTTGGGCCTTTCTCCTCCTCCGGGGGCTCTCCTTCCCACAGCACGGCCCAGCTCCATTCACAGCCCCAGACGCAGCAGCCATTCCGCTGCACCACCCCGCCTCTCGCTGCCCTCTTCCAGCAGGGAGCTGTGGGGGGAGCAGGGATGGGTGGAGCAACAGGGGGAGCTACTGGGGGGGCTACAGGTTGGTCTTCAGGAGGCGCTACTGAAGGTGAAGTAGGAGGAGCAATAGGAGGGGCTGATGAGAGGGCCACAGGTGGGACAATAAGAAGGGCCACTGGTTGGGGTAGACGTGGATCTATAGAAGGATATACCACTGGAGGGCATATAGGAGGAGCCACTGGGGGGTACTCAGGAGGGGATAGTGGTGGGCACATTAGAGGAACTAGTGGAGGCCATATAGGAGCTACTGGTGGAGCAATGGGAGGGGCAGCTAGAGGGCATATAGGAGGGGCAATGGGAGGGGCTATAGGTGGAATGACAATTGGAGTTCTGGGTACCTCTAGTTCTGGTTGTAGTATCAGCCCCCAGTCCATTGGTTCATCCGGCAACATTAACCCCTGTCAGCTGCTCCACAGCCAGCTGCCCCCCAAGCCTCCACAGGTGGGCTCCCTGCAGCAGTTTGCAGGCGGGGGCAGGACTCCTAGTGCATTCTACCACTCCCCCCCTCCAggctccccatcctcctcctccacccagcaGGCCCCAGAGGGTTCCCCATCTCCCCTGGCCCAGTTCAGCCTGGCAGGCTTACAGTCTGGACTTCAGTCTGGCCTCCAGTCTGGCCTCCAGTCTGGCCTGGTCCCTCAGCTGTCCCTGGAGAGGTCTGCCCTGGCCTCGTTGGCCCAGTACGGCTCAGCTAACGGCTCGCCCTGCTACACCCCCCTGGGGCCTAGCCCCACGGTCCAAAGCCCAGTCACAGGAAGGACTTTCCACTACAGCGACTCCTCCAGTGCCACTGGGTCCCACAGCTCTCTGCTCATGCCCCAGACCTCCCTCCCCAGCCAGCAGCACGCAGCCGGCAGTGAGTCTCTGCTGGGGCTGGGCAGCTTCTCTGAGGATATGAACCTATTGTCCTGTTCTAACCCCTCCCTGCCCCAGGATGTGGCCCAGGCCATGGGATACTCCTCACTCCCACGTTCCTCACCCTCTCGCAGCTCGCCCCCACGCTCCTCACCCCCTCGCAGCTCGCCTCCACGCTCCTCAACCCCACGCTCCTCCATGGAGCCAGGATACTGTCTCTCCTCGCCCTACTCCTCCCCCATCCTAGTGCCCAAACCCTGTAGCTCGGTGTCAGGACACATGGCTCCTCCTGTCCCTGCCCAGATGTCTCCAGGACAACTGCAGCACCAGACTCAGTCCCCCGTGGCCTCCCCGGCCCTGCCGCCACGGAAAGGCTCGGCAGCCCACTCTGAACTAGAACCTGTCCGCTCCAAACTAACCTCCAATTTGTGAGGTTTGATCACACCCTCCCTGGACTAGTACACAAACAATCTTCCTGTATGATGTCATTCTCTTTTAGGCTTCACTGTGTTCTAATCGTTATCATTTCCACCATCTTAATATTACTGTGATTTAAAAGATGACACTTAACCAGGTAACTTCTAGCTCCCTAGACTACTACactttctttgtttttgttttgtccttCTCCCTTTTTTATTCATACGTATATACATAGAAATATATTTAAAAGATATGCTAATCAAGGGACAGGAGGGTGTGAACAGAAAATGATATCCATTTAAGAGATGGTCATTTCGTTCTTTCTAACTATGCCAAATTCATATGATGGGGTTTGGTTTGATGGTTAGATGGACAACACAATAGTACTTTTTTGCAGGAACCTATGCACTACCTGCATGTATAGatgctttttttgtgtgttttaaaaGAACAGAATCAACCTTTTCAGTGGAAAATACATGCTTCAATAAGAGCAGACTGACTTATTTTTTCATCCCATACAGGATCACATGATGTTGATCCTTAATCAACTATTATCAATTAGATGACTTATTTATCCACTGTATAGACTTCACGAAACCTTCCGAGGTGGAGAAGAGATTTTAGGAAACCAAAAATAATTTGCCTCCCCTTTGGCctgtgtgttgttgtattgtcgtAATATTGGGGGGTGTTGAGTGGGCTACAGGCCCTCCATCCCTGTAGTGAGACAGACATCAAGTATGATGTGTTAGTGATAGGCTTCCTGCAGTGTCCTCAACCCTGTCCTAACAAATTCACTTTGTCTTCCAAGCTCAACATGCCGCAAATGTTTTGGATGGACAAGGACAAGTTGAGCCCTGCAATCTGTGTGCTAGTGGACAGAGTGtgtgcatttatgtgtgtgtgtgtgatagtgactgagtgtgtgtttgagtgattgtctgtgtgtttaagagagaaagagagcgagagtagTCTAATGCACGAGAAGACTAACCAAGGAGGGTTTTGCCTTTTCACAAAACTAGGACTACCATCCCAGCTTGTGTGTGGAATTGTGTACCTCCAGGACTCTTCAATCTCTCAATGCTAgaaaacactacactcactagtGCTCCCAGAGCCATCAATCACACATACATCACAGTCAGATAATGTAGCGAACACACAGAAAATAGACCATTTGGACATAAGCAATTACGTTTGTTATTGTAACGATATCATATACCTGTTGAAGTGCTGCTTGATAGAAAAGATCCACTCCATATTACTACCCACAGCTGTTAGACGGTCAACGTAGACATTCTCCCACATTGACTGCCAGTGTTGAGTTGAACATGTTGAATGTATGCGCGTttcataattttttaaatttagaaTAAATATGGGTCATGCGGTTTTACATCAAGGAGGTACAGACAGAAAGACGGGTCGTGACGGAATAAAAATGGTAGTTGTGGACAATTTCATAGACCTGTATGTTGAGGTTAATCCCAGCGGACACGAATGGTTGAAATGACGTCATTCCAGCCAGATAGCATGACTTCATTTCAACCAACCAGCTGTATGcctggctgtgtgttctggttaGATAGGTAGCAGTAATCACCTCTGCTTCTCTCCACAGCCcatccctctcctgctctcctgccCATCATAAGGAGCAGCATGTTACCCTGGGTTCAGACAGCTGGGTCCATCTCTATCTCAGTCACACCACTCAGCCACAACACTCTTTTTTAACAACACagcccctgacctctgacccgtGTAGGCCAGCATGGGCTAGTTGACAGAGGTACACAGTGACCACACTCTAGTCCCTCATTACTACCTCCCTCAGCAGGCCTGTATCAAGGGCTaaccacgcatgcacacacacacacacacacacgcgcacacactcatgcacatgcatacacacacacaagccttggCAGTCTCCCAATGCAAATTGCAGTGTTGAATTGAATTCATTTGAACAGAACAGTAAGATTTCTATTAATTAAAAGGGCTTTTAAAATGAGTTCTGTTCTCCTATTGGAGTGAATGCAGATCTAAAGTATCGGTTTTaaatcatctctctttctctctctccctctgtttgttgttgttgttttacacCTGGTCTTCTTCTGCAGCGAGGTGCTATCTATCTAGAAATATCTGAAATATTTAttcactgtctgtgtctgtctggcatGTGGCACATGACTCCCTGACAGGCCGGATTGACGGTGGGAAACCCACAGACAtcacctcagacagacagacagggagggatttATTCTCTCCGATAGAACACTCAGCAGCGTGATTGGCTGGACAcagggagggaacagggaagtGATCAGCTCCAGCAGAGGAATATTAATGTCTGTAGTGTTTACAGTGCAATCGTTAAAGACTGTGACTGCTGGAGCTGTTAAAACACAAAGCCAATAGACTGCCATGGCTGTTTCACATctgaacaaaaaaacaacaagaaCCTCAACCGGTTTGTTTATTTTCCACAATATGACCTTATTAAGTCCAAGAGTTGGGAAAGACTACTTTGGATCGGGGTTGAGGGAGCTAGTGGTTGAGACAGAGGAGTAAATGTGAGGAGACACTGATAGATTGGAGGAATGACGTGGTTGGACAGACGGTCAGGGCGCTGACAGGTAGACAGCCAGCCCATGGGGTTCGCAGGCTGACGAGCTGCTTGTTTTCTGGGGGACGTTGAAGGCATGTCAACCCTGCCTTATGATTGTTCCTGAGCGCTGGTGTAGGtttgtgggagggaggaggatattgATTTGTGGGTATTTGAGGCAGCTTTTGGGTGTTGCTAAGGTAatggtgtgtgtgcctgtgcgtttGTACATGTGTGTCTGTAGGAGAGATTGCAACCCAGCGTTCTCAACCCAGTGCCAGGGTCGATGTCTGGGAGTGGTCGGTGTCTGAAGATGGGTGGGCAGGGGAGGCACAGGTCATGGCTTAAAGAGAGATAGGCACAAGACAGTGATCGATTAGCTGGGTCTGGACCTGACCTGGAAGACCTGGGCCATTATCACACATAAGGACGTGCATAGTGTGTCAATCATTCCAGTCTGCCGCTGTCATTCAGGGAGCTGTCAGTGTCCCGTCTGAATGTACATGACTCTGTCTCACCTAGGCCACACCTCCCTAACACTGAACTGTCTGGTCTTCCTTTGATGCTATTTGTTCTTCAAGTGGATTTGGTTATCTTTGGCCATGTCTACACTTAACACTTACATGCAACTTCTGCTATCAGGATAGGAAGATTGCATTGAAAAGACGGGTCTAGATGCACAAAAGTCCCAGTGTGGCCCGATTGTGTTCAGATCTGCCTGACCACTTCAGGAGGTGGTCAGGGATGTATTGTGTGCTgatttctcctcagtctggacACAATCAGGCTACCGAAAGTGCATACAGTGGGCGACGTCATCAGCAATCTGCCCACAAGTCTCCAGAAAACGTGTGTTTTGGGTGCGAGAGGCACCTTTTCATAATAATGTTGGAGGAAATACATACCTAGCATGGGAGGAACGTATTTACTGGCTTCAtaaatgctagccagctagctaaaataaaaaaaaacacaatgttTTGTTTGGCTAGAGTTATGCTAACCCGTTTGCAATCGCTTTagctttgctagctagcttgctggttAGTTACAGAGGTTAGTtggctagctacagtagttggCTACTGCCATCAAGTTGTTTTGTTAATATCAGATTTAGCCTGTTCCAACATTTGCAGAATGTATACCGCATTTGAATATAGGGAAAAGGGAACCCGGACACAATGTGGACACGGTAGACATTTAAATGTAGGTGTAGAGGTATGAGGTGTTCAGAATTGATCAGAACTCCATGATCAGAATACACaagctgcatgaactgtcaagtctagacaTGGCCTTTGATTAATTGCTGCTGATAAATGTGTAGCTTTCTATAGATTGTCTTTAAGGATGTCTGTGGGGAACAGAGGCAAACAGAGGCATACCAACTTCATGTCCTTGGAGATTTCAGAGCTCATCCATAAAGACCATCTATAGTAGACTATAAATATACTTAATTCTACAAAACAGTGAACCGTGTTTGAATTCTACATATCAGAGACTGACTCAATATAGAGTAGAGCTATTTCCATTCCATTTCCCTTTTACATCCATCCAACATGGGAAGGTTGATGTGTTGTGGAATGCCAGAGAAAGCATATGAAGGACATATCAAGGTACAGTGAGAGCGTGGCAACTAAAGACTACTCAATCCAAATACAAACCGCTCCTCCATTCTGAATTCATTTCAGGATAGGCAGACATAACCCTTGGATGTTGTCTTTCTATAATTCAGTAAAAACAGACCAAACAAGTTTACTGTATAATGGCAGGGTGGAAGTTtgttctctttccttccttctgcCTGCAGATGTATGTCATTGTGTTCACCTCTGTCCAGATCACGCCAGGGCCTTAGTGTGTTAGCATGCTCTGGTCCTATAGCACTAGCCAGggctggagagctggaggaagTGGAGGGAATGGGATTCTGTGCTGCTGTTGTAGTGCTTCATCCCAGACTCTTGTCTGTATGGGAGACTTGGAGAAGCTTCTCCTGGCATACCCAGCAGCATTTCCAATTCAGGGCGGTCTCTGTAACACAACACATTTTGATTCCATTTGGACCACTCCCAATTTCCGAACCTAATCTTTGCCTCCCCACTTCCCATTGTGCTGTATTACTGGGCCGTGAATGTGGGTGGGGGAATCCAGTGGTGCACACTAAAAGGAAATCAGCTGCAGTGATTGAGGATTAGAGGTAACAGCAGCAGAATTGAACCTGCTATTTCGGAGGCTGGGAGGAGAGAAACCGTTGTGTTTACTAGACGCCTTCATAACTCATTTAGAACCACAGATTCATTCTTAACCTTCAACCAACAAACCATCCCAGCCTATGTAGGCATCTGAGGCAGGGACACATGTAGCAACATATTTCAAATAGAGAAATCGAATGTGGTTAAAACTACTGTTTATGGCAGGGCCTGATGCAACTGACCTCTTTTCCACTCTACTTCGGTCAGATAGAATAACATGAAAATGATGTGAGTTTAATCCCTAAGTATGCTGTTGGGAGCAGTGTTAAGGGTGCAACCCGGATATGGCCCAGTTTAGTGAGAGTGTAGCAAATATGAGTGTGTCAAATCAAGGATGGGTGGTACGCATGAGTGTGCAATTCAGAACCGCATCACCTAGCAACACAGAGGCGTCATGGGTGTTAGTCAAACAAGGCTGCTTTGGAGCAAGACCTTCCAGTCCTCCTCACTGGCTTAGGGGGGAAAGGGCATACAGTACATGGAGTGGAGGTGAACCAACCTGCTTCTCTCTTACTGTAGCTTTCGTTATGCTGAATTATGTATATCTCACATACTCTGATGATACTTAGGATCATATGTCAATGTATATTTACGTATACAGATTTATATATTTCCATAGGACctatttatatttctgtatttattttagaTTCTTAAGTGACGTCATCATCACCATGATAAAGATAAGCAATGTTCACCaaactgtgtgtatgtacagaTTCATATCATCATTATGGTTTTTAAACGAAACACATGGTTTGCATTGTATAATCTCTTTGACTTTGGTAATGTGCAGGAGTGGGACATGACGCGCTACGGTACATCACTTTCTATCAGATGGCTTTGTTCTGTTTTGTAACCGCAGTGACAGTCCCAcagctctcacacagacacatctctGCGGAGGACAGTATTTTTGACTGCGTTGCTATTGATCAATGGATATCAATATATATTTGCTGTGTTTAAAATGGGAACCATGGGATATAGCAATAAGGGAGATGTACAGGTATGTTGTGACTGGCTGTGTTTACCAGGCACTGTGCTATCAGCACGACCAGCGCTGTCCAGTAACAATGTGGATGATGAGAGGGGGGCAAAGCATAAATGGGGTTGTTGATAAGCACACATACTGGATAATATTAAAAAGGTATCAAATAAAATATAAGGAACAACTGCTTTGAGTGTTTTCTCCATTCATTGTCTTATTCAGTGTTTGCTGTAGAATGTGCCACACACATGCCCTAACCAATACATTCACTAGTACATGTAGCCACAGTTCAGTACACACTCCTGCCTTTCACATGTTCTCATCACCActcagcacctctctctctcactttttccccctctctcttttactttctctctctctcttacgcacatgcacacaggcaggcagtgaGGAGAAGTGCAGCTCCTCAGAATGCTATGCTGCATGGCAGACCGTAAAAGGGGGACTGTCTAACTCTGCCCCTGTGAGCACTCAGCCATCTGTTTCATTAGAATTCCCCCTTGAGGTAACCTTCcctgggaggaggggagaggagagagagggactcaTTGAAAGTGAAGGCCTTTTGTTTTAGATGGTCTCTTTTAATTATACAGAATTCTCCTCTCGTGATATACGCCTGCTGTGAGGAGTGTGCAGAGATTGGCATACTCATGCCTACTAACCCCATGTTCGGAAATGAGACAAAACTCTGCATAGCAAGCAAGCCAGCAAGTGAGTAGCACTTCTCTGATGTGAGACTCTCATATCCTCCGACTGTGGATATATGTGTGCCTCCACAGTGACTTCCATCGCACTGCCCGTCATCTCGATTTCTCCTGCCATGGTGGGATGGACAGCTAGTGCTAATGCCTTTTTGTGAAGCATCTGGGATAATCTGTTCTGGGCCTCCTTGGTTCAAACTCAACAGTAATTAATCCCACTCATTGCCCTGTGAGGCCGAGGCTGGGGTAgagcggctgtgtgtgtgtctgtttctctctagTCTTCCCTCCTTTCCAGATGACCATttagactctctctctttctctatgtcaGAGCATTCTGTGGTCATGGAGGGGGCGGTAAGCAGGCCTTGACTTTTACATAAATTAAAATGTTTTCATAGTGGCATTTCAGGGGACATGGGGATTAGAGTGGATTTCAACAAACCAGAGGGATGAAATTTAAGTATGCTAAAAGTCTAAGAGCTATGCTACAGTTCTGCTCTGGATCAAAAGGAATAACCTATCATTATAGAAATTCACATGAGCACAACAAAGATTCATCATTATACGGTTCCCCTTGTAAAAGGAGAAGACTGGCTTTGGGTCGACTACTCATTCCGTTTCTCCAGATCTTCTCACACTCGTTCTGAAGCATGCTGGCCTGCCCCGTTGTTTTTTGGCAGTCCCAGACATGGAACACtcagtaacacacacagaaactACAGCACATCCGTATTAGTGTTTTTTTTACCCCTATAAAATCCTACCGTCAAAGCCTTTTGACATCTGCCAGCATGTTCACAAATATTGTCAAAAGGCCAACTTAGCAAGGCTCCAGCCTTTGATGCGCACGGCTGAAAGTTTTTCATTTTTTGTGTGTCGATGTGTTTATTTTGTGGGGTAGATCCTTGGGTTATTAGGGTTCAGGGAAGTGTATGCATGATAAACCTTGAGATTAAGATGGCCACAGGCCATCCAACCTGATCCCCAGTTTCACACAAAAATGGTAATTTGTCCCTATAAAACTTGTCAATGGTCATGGATGGATACATGCCTGCCCTATTTAGAATTAGGAGAAAGAGACAAGTGACATAACTGTACTATCTGTGAGTTGGTCCACTTTAGGGAAAAGGTCTTTACTGTTATGACGTGTGCTGCTCTGGGAATTGTGTGACATTTCGCATGAGCATTAGCTCAACATAGGAGCTGTGCCGTAACTCATAAGCTTTATTGTAGGTTAGGGTGTATTTTACTGTTGTACAGGTCATGGATAAGTATTAGAATCATTGGAGATAGTATCTCTTTGAATGTGCTTGTGCTCAATTCATCCGAGGTCCCAGCAGCTACTGTATAGCACTGTCTCATGGACCATTTCAGAAATGATGTTCTGTCTTGAGCTGCATTCCCCTGAGAGATGGCAACACGAGGACAAACTGCTCAAATCATTACCCTCGCGTCTGCTAACAGTCCTCACTGTCTGTTTATGAGAGCCTGCCTGCCTCACTCACTCAGGCAGCACGCAatactactgtagctatctagctTACTAATGCTAACCCcacagaatacattttttttgtgggggTGGGGTTACATGTACATTATCTATTTCAAATGATAAGTTTATAAAGCATGTACCCATAGGCTGCCACTCAAAAGAAGGAAACACATTAAGAAATACAAACAGAGTTTAAGTGATAAGAAATTCAGTATAACAGGTAGGA
This window encodes:
- the LOC112264185 gene encoding potassium/sodium hyperpolarization-activated cyclic nucleotide-gated channel 4-like; amino-acid sequence: MFVHHPALRCPALRSLPCPALPCPALRSCPALRRCPALRCPALRSLPCPALAALRSLPCPALAALPCPVLLELTILLLIVGDPINIPMWFYWDLTMLLLMVGNLIVIPVGITFFKDEHTPPWIIFNVISDTFFLMDLVLNFRTGIVKEDNTEIILDPQQIKIKYLRSWFVVDFISSIPVDYIFLIVETRIDSDFYKTARALRIVRFTKILSLLRLLRLSRLIRYIHQWEEIFHMTYDLASAMVRIVNLIGMMLLLCHWDGCLQFLVPMLQDFPQDCWVSKNKMVNDTWGQQYSYALFKAMSHMLCIGYGMYPPVGMTDVWLTILSMIVGATCYAMFVGHATALIQSLDSSRRQYQEKYKQVEQYMSFHKLPADMRQRIHDYYEHRYQGKMFDEESILGELNEPLREEIINFNCRKLVASMPLFANADPNFVTSMLTKLRFEVFQPGDYIIREGTIGKKMYFIQHGVVSVLTKGNKETKLSDGSYFGEVGQRWHSISPTRQQDLYLDHSEHVILPCRRSSLPVSCAEICLLTRGRRTASVRADTYCRLYSLSVDNFNEVLEEYPMMRRAFETVALDRLDRIGKKNSLLQHKVQHDLSSGVLNYQENEIIQQIVQHDRDMATCAHLLQNIPPPQPPSPGHTPVIWAPLIQAPLQAAAATTSVAIALTHHPHLPHLPAALFRPPVTVLGSRNLQDPPPGRLKKFHTSAPTSFMGPDSPSSTPSKLHCSGMDTALLASFRAHHTTQGSGAASSSQQASSSSGTQPGPSGASAFPFGPFSSSGGSPSHSTAQLHSQPQTQQPFRCTTPPLAALFQQGAVGGAGMGGATGGATGGATGWSSGGATEGEVGGAIGGADERATGGTIRRATGWGRRGSIEGYTTGGHIGGATGGYSGGDSGGHIRGTSGGHIGATGGAMGGAARGHIGGAMGGAIGGMTIGVLGTSSSGCSISPQSIGSSGNINPCQLLHSQLPPKPPQVGSLQQFAGGGRTPSAFYHSPPPGSPSSSSTQQAPEGSPSPLAQFSLAGLQSGLQSGLQSGLQSGLVPQLSLERSALASLAQYGSANGSPCYTPLGPSPTVQSPVTGRTFHYSDSSSATGSHSSLLMPQTSLPSQQHAAGSESLLGLGSFSEDMNLLSCSNPSLPQDVAQAMGYSSLPRSSPSRSSPPRSSPPRSSPPRSSTPRSSMEPGYCLSSPYSSPILVPKPCSSVSGHMAPPVPAQMSPGQLQHQTQSPVASPALPPRKGSAAHSELEPVRSKLTSNL